One Cucumis melo cultivar AY chromosome 8, USDA_Cmelo_AY_1.0, whole genome shotgun sequence genomic window, TTGTGAATAATGGAATTGAACTCAAATAAGAAACATAATGAAAATAATGGCACGAAGAAAAGAATGGAATATTATTATGAAAACAGGCTACATCTATCGAAGTGGAAAACACGCTCTTTATTCATCATACAACACACCATTGAAGTAGAAAGGAGATACACACCATTAAAGCAAGCAATACGGTCACGATGAGCTGCATCACTCCAGAGGAGGACACATTAGCAAATATTATAGTCAACTGCTAAGTGAAGCACATGGCTATTACAACATATAGCAACAATAACACCGGAGATAACAGAAACTAAAGGGGAACTACTAATGTGGAAACATGTAAACTTCTTTCCAACCTAATAGTCTTCTCCTTCTTCGTCATCATCATCACCCGCCTCAGCACCGACCTCCTCGTAGTCCTTCTCCAACGCAGCAAGATCCTCCCTAGCCTCAGAGAACTCGCCTTCTTCCATACCCTCACCCACGTACCAATGCACAAAAGCCCTCTTTGCGTACATGAGATCAAATTTGTGGTCAATGCGGGAGAAGACCTCTGCGACACTTGTGGAGTTGGAGATCATGCATACAGCTCTTTGAACCTTGGCCAAATCCCCGCCTGGTACAACAGTAGGTGGCTGGTAATTGATACCACACTTGAATCCTGTTGGGCACCAGTCAACAAATTGGATGGTTCGTTTGGTTTTAATGGTAGCCACCGCTGCGTTGACATCCTTTGGAACCACATCTCCTCTGTACATCAAACAACAGGCCATGTATTTTCCATGGCGGGGGTCACACTTGGCCATCATGGATGAAGGCTCAAATGCACTGTTGGTGATCTCTGCAACAGAGAGTTGCTCATGGTACGCCTTCTCCGCTGATATCACAGGAGCGTATGATGAAAGCATGAAGTGAATCCTAGGGTATGGCACCAGATTTGTCTGGAACTCAGTAACATCCACGTTCAGTGCACCATCAAACCTCAGAGATGCAGTCAGAGATGATATCACCTGGGAATTTAACATTTGACTTTCATCATTTagatatcaaaaaaaaaaaaaagggttggGAGACAAATGAATGAAATTCGTACCTGAGAAATCAAGCGGTTGAGGTTCTGGTAGGTGGGTCGATCAATGTCGAGGGAACGCCTACAGATATCATAAATGGCTTCGTTATCAAGTAGCACTGCAACATCGGTGTGCTCCAAAAGCGAATGGGTTGAAAGGACACTGTTATAAGGCTCAACTACAGATGTGGACACCTGCGGTGAAGGATAAACAGTAAATCCAAGCTTGGATTTCTTCCCGTAGTCCACTGAAAGACGTTCCAGCAGAAGGGATCCAAGACCAGAACCCGTTCCTCCACCCACAGCATTGAAAACGAGGAAACCTTGAAGACCAGTACAGTTGTCGGCAAGTTTTCTGATACGATCCAAGCAGAGATCAACAATCTCTTTACCAACTGTAATACAAAAGGAGAAACGTGTTAAAACAAAGAATTGTTAACAGGAACTAACTAAAGAAAGGAAGAGACGATTGAATTACTCGTATAATGGCCACGAGCAAAATTGTTAGCTGCATCTTCCTTGCCACTGATTAACTGTTCAGGATGGAAGAGTTGGCGGTATGTCCCTGTTCTGACTTCATCGATGACCGTTGGCTCAAGATCTACAAAAACAGCACGAGGTACATGCTTTCCAGCACCAGTCTCACTGAAGAAGGTGTTGAAGGCGTCGTCGCCCCCACCCACTGTCTTGTCACTAGGCATCTGTCCATCGGGCTGCAAAGAAATGTAAAATGCATTCAGATTTCAGTTGTAAAATTTCGCAAGGTGCATTGTAATTTATATTTCATGTCCAGGGATGCAAGAAGAATATACATATCAGATCAAGACTTTCACATCCATTCCACCAAGTCAAGTATTTCAGAATGATATTGTATGTATACCACATGGAAAATGCCAGTGGtcaaaagtacaagaaaacGTAACTCGTTAAAACAGAACCGTTACGTGAACTAATCCCATTaattaagcaaaaaaaaaaaaaaaaaaaaaaaaaaaaaaaaaaaaaaacatgctaaaCTAATTTCAACCACGAAGACCGAGCTATGTAAGACAAATGTTTCAACTTTCAAGTTCCCTTCATGTCGTGTGTGATCAAACAGAACCATTCCAGATCCCACATTACATTAATCCTAGAACTCCTTCCTCATTGGCAGGTCCGCTTATATAGAGTCCAAATggtgtaaaaaaagaaagaaaaaaaattaggatAGAAATACTCATACCCAGAACATGAAATTGATTAAATCACACCTCAACCTAACTCATAAGAAAGGTCACAGTTTGGTTGAAACCATATACAAATGGCTAAAAACCGAAATATATTAGaacatctttaaaaaaaatcacgCAACCGAGGGTAAATATGCAAGGATCTGGACAGAAGTTCAAAGTGGGGCTCCATAGAAGTTAGTATCAGAATGAAATGTGGTCGATCTACTTAAAACGAAATCACATAGGTGTATTCTGAAGTAAAAAACGCTGTTACACTAATTAGGAGACAAAAGAACACCAGATCTGGGAAATGGCAAACGAGTCACACCACAAAACCCTAGATCTCAAACTTATAACGCCAGCCATTCCTAGACAACCATCCAAAGCAACAAACAACGAGTTGATCAAAGCGAAAACTTGAaagtag contains:
- the LOC103484890 gene encoding tubulin alpha chain-like; translated protein: MRECISVHIGQAGIQVGNACWELYCLEHGIQPDGQMPSDKTVGGGDDAFNTFFSETGAGKHVPRAVFVDLEPTVIDEVRTGTYRQLFHPEQLISGKEDAANNFARGHYTIGKEIVDLCLDRIRKLADNCTGLQGFLVFNAVGGGTGSGLGSLLLERLSVDYGKKSKLGFTVYPSPQVSTSVVEPYNSVLSTHSLLEHTDVAVLLDNEAIYDICRRSLDIDRPTYQNLNRLISQVISSLTASLRFDGALNVDVTEFQTNLVPYPRIHFMLSSYAPVISAEKAYHEQLSVAEITNSAFEPSSMMAKCDPRHGKYMACCLMYRGDVVPKDVNAAVATIKTKRTIQFVDWCPTGFKCGINYQPPTVVPGGDLAKVQRAVCMISNSTSVAEVFSRIDHKFDLMYAKRAFVHWYVGEGMEEGEFSEAREDLAALEKDYEEVGAEAGDDDDEEGEDY